Part of the Athalia rosae chromosome 2, iyAthRosa1.1, whole genome shotgun sequence genome, AATTTTCCCTATGATCAATCATGTTTGTTTATAAAtgtagtttttcattttctattcaaatGTGAGAATCCAATGCGCCTTAGCGTTGATATTTTGCTTCCCAACTAAGACACATATTGTGTGACTGCTATTATTAATGAGCACTTTAAACTAGCAATTTTCTCAACCTGTGAAATATTTAACAATCAAAGAAAGGAATATCACAATGGTTCAAATTGAATCGATCAATGATTGTATCTTTTCCCAATCAAAAAGCAGTTACTTTTGAGACAAATATTTTCCAGGATGTAAATCTTGAACTGAGCCCTAAGGTAAATGTCTTTTATTCAGACAATAAGCTGGTCAAAATGGACTTTATATGGACGGATGAAAATGGCAATGAGCGATGGCATTGGAACTGGACTGAACTATGTGGAAACAAAGGCAGCATTACACCAATTAATCCAAATACAGACGATCTTGGTATATGCTTTCAGCAGTTATGCCTGCAGGTAAAAATATGTCAcagatattttctttatttggtACTGTAAGCAAAGTGCACATCACGCAAAAATAGCCATATGCCGATGAGAAATGCATCTCTATATATTCCATTAGTTGTGCAATTGATTAGAAACTTGTTCCGAAAACTTtcacttctattttttaccTCCACAGGTCCCAGTATTGGTCTTGTTAGCTCTGATATCATCTTTTTATTGTGGGAAGCATACAGCAAATGTATGTAGAGGAAATCGTAGCTACTATGCGATCAATGTCAGACTTTGCTTGACTGCGTGCTTAGTGTTGCTTCCAATAATTAAAGCATATATAATTCTCTCTGATACAACGACTCTTCCGTTACATGTTGAGAATTCAAGTGACAACAGCCATAGCAATATTCTAGATAAGAACAACTTAATTAGTAAAGTTACAACCGAATCCAGTGCACGAAATTTTGTAGTAGAAGCTGAAAATGTagtgaagaaaattgagaacgGTTTCAATGAAACTGCTATTTTTGTCGAGGGTATTTTTGGAAACAATGATAGTATCACACGAGCTCACAGAAGTATTCCTGACTTTGAAAAACGGCCAAGTATTCATGTAAATTCGAAATATGAGGACAAAGCAACTGCGGCTAAGCCTATTGATTATTTAGTAGCTGGTACCGAAGGTATAGCATGGATGGTCcacttttgttttcttttcggtCTACTGCGAGGAAATGGATGTAATCCACGGGGTCCAATTTCCATACGTGTTCTGCTTTTCTTGTTAATTGGTGTTTCCATATTGCTACTACGTTCACATGTCAAACATATCTCTGAGAACGACGTATTACCAAATCTCTCGCTTGGATTCAGCATAACGACTGTTACACTTTTAATCCTGTATGGATTGACGCTCATCCCAggcaatgataataataacctGGCTGGGCGTGGAGCAGGATATGGACAGGTGAGTAATCACtcataattaattatgatCTGGAAAATTTGATGTATCAGTAATTTCACTTTTAGTTATAAGCAATATGGTTCCATTTTGGCCCTCTTAAACTTCTGAGAGTTCTGTCTCTCATCAACTATTATGCCATTCTGTGATATTTACTGACTGTGACTCTTAAACAAACATCGATACTCTGAATCAGCTCAAAGAAGAGTCTTATTGCAGATAGGAGAGCATACAGCTTTGCTGAACACTCCGAATTCCTCTTACATACGTTTTCTTGAAGAGCAGGATCCGAGTTACCTCGGAACTGCTATGGAAGATGTAACGTTACTTTCTAAGTTGTTCTTTCATTGGGTAACACCGCTCATGCAGAAAGGTGTAAAAGGTCTGCTGAATCATCCTGATGATTTATATGACCTTCCGGAACATGTCAGCACTGCTGGCATTGGCCATGATGTTGATGGGTACTTGCATAAGAAGGTGAAGAGATTGAAAACGAGAATTTCTCTATTCGTATAAGCATAGCGCgaaattttggttttcattaAGCTCTAGTGGACTCAACTTAATTAcaagaatttatattttagaCGGTAGTACAAAGGGAAGGCTATGACAGTATAGCTACAACTTCGATAGCACGAACTCCAGAGACGGAAATTATTTCTGTAGAGACAAACTTCTCTTTACTAAGACTGTTACACAAGTGCTTTGGTGTCCAATTTTACGCCGTTGGAATCCTAAAGTTTGTCGCAGATTGTTCTGGCTTCATGGGTCCCATGCTGTTAAATAGACTAGTTGGGTTCATTGAAGATAAAACTGAACGAATGGCACTTGGATATCTGTATGCATCGTTACTCTTTTTTACAACATTGATAGGTGATTGATCTGTTCAAGTTAATAGTTGACGATTGCCCCTGACATATGGATCTCATAGATGTAGTTTATCGAAAATCTTGTTTCAGGTGCTTTTTGCAACTCACATTTCTCCTTTTGGATGTCAATTgttggattaaaaattcgAGCTGCAATAGTCACTTTGGTTTACAGAAAAACTTTGCATTCGTCAAATGCCAAATTGACCCAAGAATTTACTTTCGGTGAAATTGTTAACTTCATGAGTACAGATGCTGACAGAATAGTAAACAGTTGTCCAAGCTTCCATTCATTTTGGAGTATTCCACTACAGGTAAAGTCATTTGCTTGAAATGTTCACTGATTTATGGTCTTAATTGGAGACTTTCAATAATTACTCATATGTTTGTAGCTGGTGGTGACATTGTATCTTCTATACGTTCAAATAGGAGTGTCGTTTGTTGCCGGTGCTATTTTTGCTATAATTCTGATTCCcatcaataaatatattgcGAATAAAATTGGTGCTTTGAGTACAAAGTTGATGGATTGCAAAGATCAAAGGGTCAGACTAATGGGCGAAGTGTTGCGAGGTGTGACaacgataaaattcaatgTCTGGGAGGAGTATTTCCTAGGAAGAATATTGAGTAAGTATAATACTGTGTCCCTACACACATGAACATTCTTCAGGTAtgcaagaaaaaacaaacttccATTATTGTAGAACATAGAGAGAGTGAAGTGAAATACTTAAGGGGCAGAAAATATTTGGATGCCTTATGCGTATACTTTTGGGCTACAACACCTGTACTAATATCTATACTCACATTCACCACATATACTTTACTCGGAAATGAGTTGGATGCTAAGACAGTTTTTACAAGCATGGCATTATTAAACATGCTGATTGGGCCGCTGAATGCTTTTCCATGGGTATTGAATGGCCTTACTGAGGCTTGGGTTTCAgtgaaaagaattcaaaagTTGTTAGACGTAAGTAACATTGATCATTCCAAGTTACTCTTGGATACGAGTTTTATAATGTTTACGAATTTTATTCACAGCTACCGGATCTGGATGAGTCTTCGTATTATACGGACCCACCTGTGGGAACGGATGTTATGTTGAGAAATGCATTCGTTAAGGTGAATACTCAGCAGGTCTTCTTGCCTCCTGTTACTGACATGTCCGACGTAGTAAGCCCAGCATCTAGTTCAGATAGCCGAAAGATTGTCACGTTTCAGGATGACAAGTCATTCTCTTTGCGCGACATTAATATCACAGTGCAAAAGGTAAATGTACTATCAACAATACATAATAAATGtttcacagaaaaaaaatattaacgagTCGTGAACGTACAGGGCCAATTAATAGGGATTATGGGAAGAATCGGAAGTGGAAAGTCTACGTTGTTGGAGGCTATTCTAGCTGAAATCACAAAAGAAGAAGGTATTATTGCTGTGAGTGACTTGGACCGAGGTTTTGGATATGTGAAACAAACTCCATGGCTGCAACGAGGCACAATTCGTGATAATATTTTGTTTGGCAAGGCTTATGACTACAACAAATATAAGTAAGTGATTTGAGTGAAAGGGGATTTTCTTAGAATTATCTCAAAActcatcataattattacttgTTCAGGACCATTTTAAAGGCTTGTGCTTTAACCGATGACCTGAACAACTTGCCAAAAGGCGATTTAACTGGGGTTGGTGAATCAGGTGATACGTTGAGCGGAGGTCAAAAAACTCGAGTAACTTTAGCTAGAGCCGTATACGCTGACAAAGATATTTATCTTCTCGATGATATACTAGCAACTCTAGATCTAAAAGTAGGAAACtatattttccaaaatgttATACTTGGTCTACTTAAAGACAAAACAAGAATTTTGTGTACACATCACACCCGGTATTTAATACACGCCGATCTAGTGGTAGAAATGTCTGGGGGTAAAGTCATAAATCAAGGAAAGCCCAGTGATATATTACCAGACTTGGAGGATTACTTGTTGGCGTCAGAGTCATTAGAGTCTGATCTTGATGTACCTTCTGTGAAAGAGTTGGTCGAAAATATTCACGACCCAGATTCAACCGACCAGGATTCTCTGCTGGAAGAAGAACATTTCGAAAGAGGAACCGTACGGTTTAAAGTTTATACATCCTACTTAAAGTCAATCGGCAGTTATTTGACGATATCAATTTTCCTGTCGATGTTATCAATGCAACTCTCGAGAAATATTACAGACTTATGGATATCCTACTGGGTTACTCACATGAATACTACCATCAGCCCGCTTAATAACTCTGATCAAAtggttggaaaatattttgccTTCTTAGACATTTCTGAAACAAGCGgtctcaattattatttgacaATTTATGGAATTTTTGCTGCTGTCAATTCCG contains:
- the LOC105691496 gene encoding ATP-binding cassette sub-family C member 10, giving the protein MDFIWTDENGNERWHWNWTELCGNKGSITPINPNTDDLGICFQQLCLQVPVLVLLALISSFYCGKHTANVCRGNRSYYAINVRLCLTACLVLLPIIKAYIILSDTTTLPLHVENSSDNSHSNILDKNNLISKVTTESSARNFVVEAENVVKKIENGFNETAIFVEGIFGNNDSITRAHRSIPDFEKRPSIHVNSKYEDKATAAKPIDYLVAGTEGIAWMVHFCFLFGLLRGNGCNPRGPISIRVLLFLLIGVSILLLRSHVKHISENDVLPNLSLGFSITTVTLLILYGLTLIPGNDNNNLAGRGAGYGQIGEHTALLNTPNSSYIRFLEEQDPSYLGTAMEDVTLLSKLFFHWVTPLMQKGVKGLLNHPDDLYDLPEHVSTAGIGHDVDGYLHKKTVVQREGYDSIATTSIARTPETEIISVETNFSLLRLLHKCFGVQFYAVGILKFVADCSGFMGPMLLNRLVGFIEDKTERMALGYLYASLLFFTTLIGAFCNSHFSFWMSIVGLKIRAAIVTLVYRKTLHSSNAKLTQEFTFGEIVNFMSTDADRIVNSCPSFHSFWSIPLQLVVTLYLLYVQIGVSFVAGAIFAIILIPINKYIANKIGALSTKLMDCKDQRVRLMGEVLRGVTTIKFNVWEEYFLGRILKHRESEVKYLRGRKYLDALCVYFWATTPVLISILTFTTYTLLGNELDAKTVFTSMALLNMLIGPLNAFPWVLNGLTEAWVSVKRIQKLLDLPDLDESSYYTDPPVGTDVMLRNAFVKVNTQQVFLPPVTDMSDVVSPASSSDSRKIVTFQDDKSFSLRDINITVQKGQLIGIMGRIGSGKSTLLEAILAEITKEEGIIAVSDLDRGFGYVKQTPWLQRGTIRDNILFGKAYDYNKYKTILKACALTDDLNNLPKGDLTGVGESGDTLSGGQKTRVTLARAVYADKDIYLLDDILATLDLKVGNYIFQNVILGLLKDKTRILCTHHTRYLIHADLVVEMSGGKVINQGKPSDILPDLEDYLLASESLESDLDVPSVKELVENIHDPDSTDQDSLLEEEHFERGTVRFKVYTSYLKSIGSYLTISIFLSMLSMQLSRNITDLWISYWVTHMNTTISPLNNSDQMVGKYFAFLDISETSGLNYYLTIYGIFAAVNSVCTLVRAFLFAYGGIQAAVAIHRQLLKVILKARSTFFDIHSLGRILNRFSSDTYTIDDSLPFIANILLAQFFGLMGSIIITIYGLPWILLVLAPLVPMYHGLQNHYRLTSRELKRLSSVTLSPMYSHFDETLQGLTSIRAFRATARFKRENELFIEANQKSQFASMAAAQWLGLRLQFIGVALLGGVAVIAVLQHQFDIADPGLVGLAIAYALSVTGLLSGVINAFTETEREMIAVERVKQYLENTPTEPSAGAHPPYGWPSQGVIEFKDVVLKYRDHLTPSLLRVSFSTRPAEKIGVVGRTGAGKSSILVSLFRLLDIESGEILIDNVNTKQLSLKALRSRLSIIPQDPFLFLGTIRENIDPWNQYPDAQVYKALEKCKVHSLVYRMGGLGALVDEGGKNLSVGQKQLFCLVRAILHNAKILCIDEATANVDQETDKYIQSTIKSSFRSATVITIAHRIRTIMHCDRVLVMGDGEVLEFDEPDILIQDQTSYFYQLASQEFSDQE